A single window of Synechococcus sp. C9 DNA harbors:
- a CDS encoding Uma2 family endonuclease: MTLPPAEELAVIPVRPDISDVVIEDDQPVDSLYSEKLQRLLTSALYASFKPGVPFLVTANVGLFYTLKAPPLVPDVMVSLEVSCPENFERKEDRTYFVWEMGKPPDVVIEIVSNRKGHELGRKLRDYAHAGVGYYIVYDPLHQLTELQGASLTIFEREGTAFVPYESNWMPKVGLGLTLWNGKYEGVTVEWLRWCDEDGNLLLTGEEQAEIERQRADHYLRLLREHGINLPES, from the coding sequence ATGACACTGCCCCCTGCTGAAGAGCTTGCGGTTATTCCTGTCCGCCCTGACATTAGTGATGTGGTGATTGAGGATGATCAGCCTGTGGATAGTCTTTACTCCGAAAAGTTGCAACGGCTGTTGACCTCGGCTCTGTATGCCTCCTTCAAACCAGGGGTTCCTTTTTTAGTTACGGCGAATGTGGGGCTTTTTTACACCCTCAAAGCACCTCCTTTGGTACCGGATGTGATGGTGAGTTTAGAAGTTTCTTGCCCGGAAAATTTTGAGCGCAAAGAAGACCGCACCTACTTTGTTTGGGAAATGGGAAAACCGCCGGATGTGGTCATTGAAATTGTCTCGAACCGCAAGGGTCATGAGCTAGGTCGCAAATTGAGAGACTATGCCCATGCCGGAGTCGGTTACTACATTGTCTATGATCCTTTACATCAATTAACCGAGTTACAGGGGGCGTCCTTAACCATTTTTGAACGGGAGGGTACTGCGTTTGTTCCGTACGAGTCCAATTGGATGCCCAAGGTAGGATTGGGGCTAACTTTGTGGAACGGTAAATATGAAGGTGTTACCGTCGAATGGCTACGGTGGTGTGACGAAGATGGGAACCTGTTATTAACTGGCGAAGAACAGGCTGAAATTGAACGGCAACGGGCTGACCATTACCTACGTTTATTGCGGGAACACGGCATCAATCTCCCTGAATCCTAA
- the csx2 gene encoding TIGR02221 family CRISPR-associated protein: protein MTKTLLTTIGTGDYRPTIYHFADQKAAKTCYVAQAFCQIFPIEKVIVLLTSEARQKHWESLKSCLPPTVQVQDRHIPSLETEEAIWRIFEILVDSIDPQDQIIFDITHAFRSIPVLVLLGAALLRKAKNVEIQGLYYGLYRGEASESPIVDLTPALSLLDWLTATDKFITTGSSVDLGNLLDTVQQDFYRPQKLAMDMQKPTKLQNFGRAIHNVSRSIELIRPMHLLQEDLPKLIRHSTPELEQEIGVFSKPFGLMLEQVRQSYTPLALSNANADKKEEIYKQFLLLQWYVEKRFTVHALLMAREWVVSALCLLDGRDKYLEREHREAVEKQLGKMIDYQNPTLKQPIASHVKDAKALANFWSQLTQYRNDIAHVQMNESPLNSQALEKFVQEKLVCTLQSLFPSLTQSSQLEEVDSNHC, encoded by the coding sequence ATGACCAAAACCCTTTTAACCACCATCGGCACAGGTGACTACAGACCGACAATTTATCACTTTGCTGACCAAAAAGCGGCAAAAACCTGTTATGTTGCCCAAGCCTTCTGTCAAATCTTTCCCATTGAAAAGGTAATCGTTCTACTCACTTCCGAAGCCCGACAAAAACATTGGGAATCTCTGAAATCCTGTTTGCCGCCAACGGTTCAGGTACAAGACCGCCATATACCTTCGCTTGAAACAGAAGAGGCAATTTGGCGCATTTTTGAAATATTAGTTGACAGTATTGATCCCCAAGACCAGATTATCTTTGATATTACCCATGCGTTTCGTTCGATTCCGGTGTTGGTGCTTCTAGGTGCAGCATTATTACGCAAGGCGAAAAATGTGGAAATTCAAGGTTTATACTATGGTCTCTATCGTGGCGAGGCATCTGAAAGTCCAATTGTTGACCTAACCCCAGCCCTGTCCTTACTAGATTGGCTCACCGCTACGGACAAATTCATTACTACGGGTTCTTCGGTTGATTTGGGGAATTTGTTAGATACAGTACAGCAGGATTTCTACCGTCCTCAAAAACTGGCAATGGATATGCAGAAACCAACTAAATTACAAAATTTTGGTCGAGCGATTCATAATGTCTCTCGTTCGATTGAATTGATACGACCTATGCATTTACTTCAGGAAGATTTGCCAAAATTGATAAGGCATTCCACGCCAGAACTCGAACAAGAAATTGGGGTATTTTCTAAGCCATTTGGTCTGATGTTAGAACAGGTGCGCCAGAGCTATACGCCATTGGCTCTATCTAATGCTAATGCAGATAAAAAAGAGGAAATATACAAGCAATTTTTGCTTTTGCAGTGGTATGTAGAAAAGCGATTTACCGTTCATGCACTATTAATGGCACGGGAGTGGGTCGTTTCTGCCTTATGCTTATTAGATGGACGTGATAAATACTTAGAACGGGAGCATCGTGAGGCAGTGGAAAAGCAACTTGGCAAAATGATTGACTATCAAAATCCTACTCTTAAACAACCTATTGCTTCCCACGTCAAAGACGCTAAAGCTCTAGCAAACTTTTGGTCACAATTAACTCAATACCGTAATGATATTGCCCATGTGCAGATGAATGAATCGCCACTCAATAGTCAGGCTTTAGAGAAATTTGTCCAAGAAAAATTAGTATGCACCCTACAATCCCTTTTCCCTTCTTTAACGCAATCATCGCAATTGGAAGAGGTTGATTCTAATCACTGTTAA